A region from the Buteo buteo chromosome 19, bButBut1.hap1.1, whole genome shotgun sequence genome encodes:
- the LOC142042145 gene encoding homeobox protein NANOG-like has translation MCAHLALPPYQPYPAGTGMGYLEFYWNSAGEAGHTPASGGPAAAAGAGQSPEGGGKRQMAEVSPASSSSGNFSQFTPDSATSPHSASSSPQPTAKSQKGREDGMEGVRKAKSRTAFSKEQLQTLHQRFQSQKYLSPQQIRELAAALGLTYKQVKTWFQNRRMKLKRCQKHSLWTERAQCLTQGGFQPSTYLDVHPKFHQGYPITAANNIQTVPPPRQHYGAGQNAYTIVTSEDGGVFGKGGGTCSVQQTVGFIAQHKVDFYHSCPGSVEYPSTKAGDGCNFHHSATMGAPFPTAAGHHLYHS, from the exons ATGTGTGCCCACTTGGCTCTGCCCCCCTACCAGCCTTACCCCGCCGGGACTGGCATGGGGTACCTGGAATTTTACTGGAACTCGGCGGGGGAGGCAGGACATACCCCCGCCTCGGGTGGGCCAGCGGCAGCCGCCGGGGCCGGCCAGTCTccggagggaggagggaagaggcagaTGGCAG aagtaTCCCCAGCTTCGTCCAGTTCTGGGAATTTCAGCCAATTCACACCAGATTCAGCCACCAGTCCACATTCAGCATCCTCGTCCCCACAGCCTACGGCTAAGTCTCAGAAGGGCAGAGAAGATGGCATGGAGGGGGTGAGGAAAGCCAAGAGCCGCACGGCTTTCTCCAAGGAGCAGCTGCAAACCCTGCACCAGAGGTTCCAGAGCCAGAAATACCTCAGCCCCCAGCAGATCCGGGAGCTGGCTGCCGCCCTGGGGCTCACCTACAAGCAG GTGAAGACTTGGTTCCAGAACCGGAGGATGAAGCTGAAAAGGTGCCAGAAGCATAGCCTGTGGACTGAACGGGCTCAGTGCCTCACGCAA GGTGGTTTCCAGCCAAGTACTTACCTGGACGTGCACCCCAAGTTCCACCAGGGCTACCCCATCACTGCAGCCAACAACATCCAAACCGTGCCTCCCCCCCGTCAGCACTACGGAGCAGGGCAGAACGCTTACACGATCGTGACCAGTGAGGATGGAGGAGTCTTTGGCAAAGGTGGGGGCACCTGCAGCGTCCAGCAGACAGTGGGCTTCATCGCCCAGCACAAAGTAGACTTTTACCACAGCTGTCCTGGCAGCGTGGAATATCCGAGCACAAAGGCAGGTGATGGCTGTAACTTTCACCACTCGGCCACCATGGGGGCTCCTTTCCCAACCGCTGCTGGCCACCATCTCTATCATTCCTAG